One window of the Ramlibacter henchirensis genome contains the following:
- a CDS encoding ABC transporter substrate-binding protein encodes MLRKLLMAAAITAASAAHAQETVKIGLMEDFSGIFADIAGKGSALAARLAIEDAGGTVLGRKVELVTADHQNKPDVASAIVTEWIKVKKFDLVTGVSASAASIAVRQLTRDNGVIDIMSSGGSVDLSNKACSPTGFHWSWDSYMLAKSTGEAVVKDGGKDWFFLATDTPFGAASQRDTTAMVEAAGGKVVGSVKVRQGLPDMSSFLLQAQGSGAKVVGLAIAGSDFINAVRQASEFGLTKNQSLAALVAFITDVHSLGLKSAQGMYVSEPFYWDLNEDTRKWSRRFYQQHKAMPTTIQAGIYSAVFHYLKAVKAAGTTDPKAVTAKIRELPVKDFWTVNAKVREDGRVLRPVHLFKVKTPAESKEPWDYYKLVSTLPADAAARPLAATECPFVTKR; translated from the coding sequence ATGCTGAGGAAACTACTGATGGCTGCGGCCATAACGGCCGCCTCGGCCGCCCACGCCCAGGAGACGGTCAAGATCGGCTTGATGGAAGACTTCTCCGGGATCTTCGCCGACATCGCCGGCAAGGGCTCGGCACTGGCGGCCAGGCTTGCCATCGAAGATGCCGGCGGCACCGTGCTGGGCCGCAAGGTCGAGCTCGTCACCGCCGACCATCAGAACAAACCCGACGTCGCGTCAGCCATCGTCACTGAATGGATCAAGGTCAAGAAGTTCGACCTGGTCACAGGCGTTTCGGCTTCGGCCGCTTCGATTGCGGTGCGTCAGCTCACGCGTGACAACGGCGTAATCGACATCATGTCCTCCGGCGGATCGGTGGATCTGAGCAACAAGGCATGCTCGCCGACCGGTTTCCACTGGTCCTGGGACAGCTACATGCTGGCGAAATCCACTGGTGAGGCAGTGGTCAAGGACGGTGGCAAGGATTGGTTCTTCCTCGCCACCGACACGCCGTTCGGCGCCGCTTCGCAGCGGGACACCACCGCGATGGTGGAAGCCGCGGGCGGCAAGGTCGTCGGCTCCGTGAAAGTGCGCCAGGGCCTCCCCGACATGAGCTCGTTCCTTCTTCAGGCGCAGGGCTCAGGCGCGAAGGTGGTGGGACTCGCGATCGCCGGTTCCGACTTCATCAATGCGGTGCGGCAAGCCTCGGAGTTCGGTCTCACGAAAAACCAGTCGCTCGCCGCTCTGGTGGCCTTCATCACGGACGTGCACAGCCTCGGCCTAAAGTCGGCGCAGGGCATGTATGTCTCGGAGCCGTTCTACTGGGACCTGAACGAAGACACGCGCAAGTGGTCGCGCCGCTTCTACCAGCAGCACAAGGCAATGCCGACGACGATCCAGGCCGGCATCTACAGCGCCGTCTTCCACTACCTGAAGGCCGTGAAGGCGGCCGGCACCACGGACCCCAAGGCCGTGACCGCCAAGATCCGTGAGCTGCCGGTCAAAGACTTCTGGACCGTCAACGCCAAGGTGCGCGAGGACGGCCGCGTGCTGCGCCCCGTGCACCTCTTCAAGGTCAAGACGCCGGCTGAGTCGAAGGAGCCGTGGGACTACTACAAGCTCGTCTCGACGCTGCCCGCCGATGCCGCCGCGCGGCCGCTCGCGGCCACCGAGTGCCCCTTCGTCACCAAGCGCTGA